In one Castor canadensis chromosome 15, mCasCan1.hap1v2, whole genome shotgun sequence genomic region, the following are encoded:
- the Net1 gene encoding neuroepithelial cell-transforming gene 1 protein isoform X1: MVAHDEIGGLLPIKRTIRVLDVNNQSFREQEEPSNKRVRPLARVTSLANLISPVRNGAVRRFGQTIQSFTLRGDHRSPASAQKSFSRSTVPTPTKRRSSTLWSEMLDITMKESLTTREIKRQEAIYEMSRGEQDLIEDLKLARKAYHDPMLKLSIMSEEELTHIFGDLDAYIPLHEDLLARIGEATKPDGTVEQIGHILVNWLPGLNAYKGYCSNQLAAKALLDQKKQDPRVQDFLQRCLESPFSRKLDLWSFLDIPRSRLVKYPLLLKEILKHTPKDHPDVQLLEEAVLIIQGVLADINLKKGESECQYYIDKLEYLDEKQKDPRIEASKVLLCHGELKNKNGHKLYIFLFQDILVLTRPVTRNERHSYQVYRQPIPVQELVLEDLQDGDVRMGGSFRGAFGNSDKAKNIFRVRFQDPSPGQSHTLQANDVFHKQQWFNCIRTAIAPFQQASSSTELQGLPELHEECEENNPSVGNIRAQRRASIVSTVMQVDGEESTSESGSRVQAAEDTKSVKAHRTQGFRRARDRAQLGGKRKETLV, from the exons GAACCAAGCAATAAAAGAGTTCGACCTCTAGCTCGGGTCACATCCTTGGCAAACTTAATCTCTCCTGTAAGAAATGGAGCTGTCAGACGTTTTGGTCAAACAATACAG TCATTTACCCTCCGTGGTGACCACCGATCCCCAGCCTCTGCCCAGAAGTCATTTAGCAGGTCTACAGTCCCAACACCTACCAAGAGAAGAAGCAGTACACTGTGGTCAGAGATGTTAGACATCACTATGAAGGAGTCTTTAACCACCAGAGAAATCAAGCGTCAGGAG GCAATATATGAAATGTCTCGAGGTGAACAGGATTTAATTGAGGATCTCAAGCTTGCAAGAAAG GCCTACCATGACCCCATGTTAAAGTTGTCTATCATGTCAGAAGAGGAACTCACACACATATTTGGTGATTTGGATGCTTACATCCCTCTGCATGAAG ATTTGTTGGCAAGAATAGGAGAAGCAACCAAGCCTGATGGAACAGTGGAGCAGATTGGGCACATTCTTGTGAATTGG TTACCAGGTTTGAATGCCTACAAAGGCTACTGTAGTAACCAGCTGGCAGCCAAAGCTCTTCTCGATCAAAAGAAACAAGATCCAAGAGTCCAAGACTTCCTCCAGCGATGTCTCGAGTCTCCCTTCAGTCGAAAACTAGATCTTTGGAGTTTCCTAGATATCCCTCGAAGTCGCCTAGTCAAGTACCCTTTACtattaaaagaaattcttaaacACACTCCAAAAGATCACCCTGATGTTCAGCTTCTGGAGGAAGCA GTATTGATAATACAAGGAGTTCTTGCTGATATCAACTTGAAGAAAGGCGAATCTGAGTGCCAGTATTACATTGACAAACTGGAGTATCTGGACGAGAAGCAGAAGGATCCTAGAATTGAAGCAAGTAAAGTGCTATTGTGCCACGGAGAACTGAAGAATAAAAATGGGCAT AAACTTTACATTTTCCTGTTTCAAGACATCTTGGTTTTGACCCGGCCTGTTACGCGAAATGAGCGTCACTCTTACCAGGTTTACCGGCAGCCAATCCCAGTCCAGGAGCTGGTGCTAGAAGACCTGCAGGATGGGGATGTGCGCATGGGAGGTTCCTTTCGAGGGGCTTTTGGCAACTCTGATAAAG ctaaaAATATCTTTAGAGTCCGCTTCCAAGACCCCTCTCCAGGCCAGTCTCACACTCTACAAGCCAATGATGTGTTCCATAAGCAGCAGTGGTTCAATTGTATCCGAACCGCCATTGCCCCTTTCCAGCAGGCCTCCAGTTCAACAGAGCTTCAGGGTTTGCCAGAACTCCATGAAGAGTGTGAAGAGAACAACCCCTCTGTCGGGAACATCAGAGCCCAGAGAAGGGCGTCCATAGTTTCCACTGTGATGCAGGTAGATGGTGAGGAAAGTACATCAGAAAGTGGCTCCAGGGTCCAGGCAGCAGAAGACACAAAGAGTGTGAAGGCACACCGAACACAGGGCTTCCGAAGAGCAAGGGACAGAGCCCAGTTAGGTGGCAAACGGAAAGAGACTTTGGTGTAA